In a single window of the Papaver somniferum cultivar HN1 chromosome 8, ASM357369v1, whole genome shotgun sequence genome:
- the LOC113304113 gene encoding transcription factor GTE9-like, producing the protein MIGNGCVDNAIPLPVTSKILAKALEYCMKHVGDIPKGDDGNVEDPEIQKWDAEFVEVDQDTSLDLILAANCLNIKHLLNLICQTVADRKNHVFPAITSYEELMKQCEKLLKRLMEHPYGFVFNAPVDIVKLNIPDYFKRIKHPMDLGTVKSKFVNDEYSDPLKFHDDVRLTFSNAMMYHPPGHYVHTMAGELQTFFEARSKAIEDELLPVPVEMDDARDTEAAESIPPSRKMKISPGHERKMTITKQFKLINDLQSIREFPSYLIEFLTKQSTRHAADGELEVDLQLMTDDTLFSLRKLVDDYMQMNQRKAN; encoded by the coding sequence ATGATTGGAAACGGTTGTGTTGATAACGCGATTCCATTACCTGTAACAAGCAAGATTTTGGCTAAAGCTCTTGAATATTGCATGAAACATGTTGGTGATATTCCTAAAGGGGATGATGGTAATGTAGAGGATCCGGAGATTCAGAAATGGGATGCGGAGTTTGTTGAAGTCGATCAAGATACATCGCTTGATCTTATTTTGGCCGCAAATTGTTTGAATATTAAGCACTTGTTGAATTTGATTTGCCAGACAGTTGCAGACAGGAAGAACCATGTTTTCCCAGCAATCACTTCCTACGAAGAGTTAATGAAGCAATGTGAAAAACTTCTGAAACGTTTGATGGAACATCCATATGGATTTGTTTTCAATGCTCCAGTGGACATTGTGAAGTTGAACATTCCAGATTATTTTAAGCGTATCAAGCATCCAATGGATTTGGGGACGGTTAAGAGTAAGTTTGTAAACGATGAGTATTCGGATCCCTTGAAATTTCATGATGATGTGAGGCTCACATTCTCAAACGCAATGATGTATCACCCACCTGGGCATTATGTCCACACCATGGCTGGTGAACTTCAAACTTTTTTTGAAGCGAGGTCGAAAGCAATCGAGGATGAACTTCTACCAGTACCTGTTGAAATGGATGATGCTAGAGATACAGAAGCTGCCGAATCTATTCCACCATCAAGAAAGATGAAAATCTCTCCAGGTCATGAGAGGAAAATGACTATCACGAAACAATTTAAATTGATTAATGATTTGCAATCTATTAGAGAATTCCCGTCGTATCTGATCGAATTTCTAACAAAACAAAGTACAAGGCACGCTGCTGATGGGGAGCTCGAGGTTGATCTTCAACTGATGACTGATGATACATTATTCTCATTAAGGAAGCTTGTCGATGACTATATGCAGATGAATCAAAGAAAAGCTAATTAA